In Planctomycetia bacterium, the following are encoded in one genomic region:
- a CDS encoding alkaline phosphatase family protein, whose protein sequence is MNCPSACLRFLLGSALLVAGAVPGLAAEPKSHVVIINVDGFAAYLLDDPKAPIPTIRRLAKEGALAVGGMKVSNPSVTWPNHTSLVTGVRPEKHGVLANGVLVRGGVDVPVFADPKRDQAEMIRTPTLFDVAHRAGLATAEINWPCTRGSKTLDDSFPDVPDAVSHSTPRLIADLVKAGILADATDATFKAGSMVGRDLAWTEAACYLIRHRMPNLLLLHLLNCDSTQHADGPQTPSGYTANAYADTCVAKVVQALDDAGLRAQTTIFIVADHGFTHTPKALRPHVLLRNAGLLKVGPGGKVVEARINVFPEGGIGLVYCNDPGSVDADRKKFVAMFTGQEGVAEVLEPAQFAEHGLPHPREYAQAPDLILVAKDGYGVSASAEGETLVATQAEGKVAKGTHGFLAREPKMNAICIVSGRGIQAGSKVAGVENIDVAPTAAKLLGLTGFTADGKPLDVFAKP, encoded by the coding sequence ATGAATTGCCCTTCGGCTTGCCTTCGATTTTTGCTCGGCTCGGCCCTGCTTGTCGCCGGAGCGGTGCCCGGCTTGGCGGCCGAGCCGAAGTCGCATGTCGTCATCATCAACGTCGATGGCTTCGCCGCTTACTTGCTCGACGATCCGAAAGCGCCGATCCCGACAATTCGTCGGCTCGCGAAAGAAGGGGCGCTCGCGGTCGGCGGCATGAAGGTCTCCAACCCCTCCGTCACGTGGCCGAATCATACGTCGCTCGTCACCGGCGTTCGGCCCGAGAAGCATGGCGTGTTGGCGAACGGCGTGCTGGTGCGCGGCGGGGTCGACGTGCCCGTGTTCGCCGATCCGAAGCGCGACCAAGCCGAGATGATCCGCACGCCGACGTTGTTCGACGTCGCCCATCGGGCCGGCCTTGCGACCGCCGAGATCAATTGGCCCTGCACGCGCGGCTCGAAGACGCTCGACGATAGTTTTCCCGATGTACCCGACGCCGTTTCGCACAGCACTCCGCGGCTCATCGCCGATCTCGTCAAGGCCGGCATTCTCGCCGACGCGACGGATGCCACGTTCAAAGCCGGCAGCATGGTAGGGCGCGATTTGGCTTGGACCGAGGCCGCTTGCTATTTGATTCGCCACCGGATGCCGAACCTGCTGCTGCTCCACTTGCTCAACTGCGACTCCACGCAGCACGCCGACGGGCCGCAAACCCCGTCGGGCTACACCGCCAACGCCTATGCAGACACTTGCGTGGCGAAGGTCGTGCAGGCGCTGGATGATGCCGGCCTGCGCGCGCAGACCACGATCTTCATCGTCGCCGATCACGGCTTCACGCACACTCCCAAGGCGCTCCGCCCGCATGTGCTGCTGCGGAACGCGGGCTTGCTGAAGGTCGGCCCTGGGGGGAAGGTCGTCGAGGCGCGGATCAATGTGTTTCCCGAAGGGGGCATCGGGCTCGTCTATTGCAACGATCCCGGCAGCGTCGACGCCGATCGAAAGAAATTCGTCGCGATGTTCACCGGACAAGAAGGGGTCGCCGAAGTGTTGGAGCCCGCGCAGTTTGCGGAGCACGGCTTGCCGCACCCGCGCGAGTATGCTCAGGCGCCCGACTTGATTCTCGTTGCGAAAGACGGCTACGGCGTTTCCGCATCGGCCGAAGGAGAGACGCTCGTCGCGACGCAGGCCGAGGGGAAAGTCGCGAAGGGGACGCACGGCTTTCTCGCCCGCGAGCCGAAGATGAACGCGATCTGCATCGTCAGCGGACGAGGGATTCAGGCGGGCTCGAAAGTCGCCGGGGTCGAGAACATCGACGTCGCCCCGACCGCCGCGAAGCTCCTCGGCCTCACCGGCTTCACCGCCGACGGCAAGCCGCTCGATGTGTTTGCGAAACCGTAA